A part of Streptomyces sp. DSM 40750 genomic DNA contains:
- a CDS encoding Zn-dependent alcohol dehydrogenase yields MAVRAAVLPAVGAPLEITGIELPDPGPGQVRVRLAAAGVCHSDLSLSDGTMRVPVPAVLGHEGAGTVLAVGEGVTHVAPGDGVVLNWAPSCGSCHACSLGEVWLCANALLGAGNVYARRASDGADLHPGLNVAAFAEETVVAAGCVLPAPDGVPLTDAALLGCAVLTGYGAVHHSARVREGETVAVFGAGGVGLAALQAARIAGASRIVAVDVSPAKEELARAAGATEYVVASENTAREVRGLTGKQGVDVAVECVGRAVTIRAAWDSTRRGGRTTVVGIGGKDQQVTFNALELFHWGRTLSGCVYGNSDPTRDLPILAEHIRAGRLDLSALVTDRISLDGIPAAFDNMRAGKGGRALVTF; encoded by the coding sequence ATGGCCGTTCGAGCCGCCGTACTGCCCGCCGTCGGTGCTCCGTTGGAGATCACCGGGATCGAGCTGCCGGATCCCGGGCCCGGCCAGGTCCGGGTGCGGCTCGCCGCCGCCGGAGTCTGTCACTCCGACCTGTCGCTGTCCGACGGGACCATGCGGGTGCCGGTGCCCGCGGTGCTCGGCCATGAGGGCGCGGGCACGGTCCTCGCGGTCGGCGAAGGGGTCACCCATGTCGCGCCCGGCGACGGCGTGGTCCTCAACTGGGCGCCCTCCTGCGGGAGTTGTCACGCCTGCTCGCTCGGCGAGGTGTGGCTGTGCGCGAACGCGCTGCTCGGCGCCGGAAACGTGTACGCCCGGCGCGCCTCCGACGGCGCCGACCTTCACCCCGGTCTGAACGTGGCCGCCTTCGCGGAGGAGACGGTCGTGGCCGCCGGCTGTGTGCTCCCCGCCCCGGACGGCGTCCCGCTCACCGACGCGGCCCTGCTCGGCTGCGCCGTCCTCACCGGCTACGGCGCGGTCCACCACTCCGCGCGGGTCAGGGAGGGCGAGACCGTCGCCGTGTTCGGGGCGGGCGGGGTCGGGCTGGCCGCGCTGCAGGCGGCGCGGATCGCGGGCGCGTCCCGGATCGTCGCCGTGGACGTCTCCCCGGCCAAGGAGGAGCTGGCGCGTGCGGCGGGGGCCACGGAGTACGTCGTGGCCTCCGAGAACACCGCCCGCGAGGTCCGTGGGCTCACCGGCAAGCAGGGCGTGGACGTCGCCGTGGAGTGCGTCGGCCGTGCGGTCACCATCCGGGCGGCCTGGGACTCCACCCGGCGCGGCGGCCGCACCACCGTCGTCGGCATCGGCGGCAAGGACCAGCAGGTCACCTTCAACGCGCTGGAGCTCTTCCACTGGGGCCGTACCCTCTCGGGCTGCGTCTACGGCAACTCCGACCCCACCCGCGACCTCCCGATCCTCGCCGAACACATCAGGGCCGGCCGCTTGGACCTGAGCGCCCTGGTGACCGACCGCATCTCCCTGGACGGCATCCCGGCCGCCTTCGACAACATGCGGGCGGGCAAGGGCGGCCGGGCTCTGGTGACGTTCTGA
- a CDS encoding aldehyde dehydrogenase family protein, whose protein sequence is MKAHDGMYIGGSWRPAVGTDTIEVVNPADEQVIDRVPAGTAEDVDAAVRAARAALPGWAATPPAERGALIGAVRDALAARREEIAETVTAELGSPLPFSQRVHADLPVAVAGSYAELAAKHAFEEKVGNSTVHHEPIGVVGAITPWNYPLHQIVAKVAPALAAGCTVVLKPAEDTPLTAQLFAEAVHEAGVPAGVFNLVTGLGPVAGQALAEHDGVDLVSFTGSTAVGRRIAATAGAAIKKVALELGGKSANVILPSADLTKAVGVGVANVMSNSGQTCSAWTRMLVHTSQYDEAVELAAAAAAKYGDRIGPLVNAKQRTRVRGYIEQGVAEGARLIAGGPESPHERGYFVSPTVFADVTPEMTIAQEEIFGPVLSILRYEDEADALRIANGTVYGLAGAVWAGDDTEAVAFARRMDTGQVDINGGRFNPLAPFGGYKQSGVGRELGAHGLAEYLQTKSLQF, encoded by the coding sequence ATGAAGGCACACGACGGTATGTACATCGGCGGTAGCTGGCGGCCCGCCGTCGGCACCGACACGATCGAGGTCGTGAACCCGGCCGACGAGCAGGTGATCGACCGGGTCCCGGCGGGCACCGCCGAGGACGTCGACGCCGCCGTTCGGGCCGCCCGAGCCGCCCTCCCCGGCTGGGCCGCGACCCCGCCCGCCGAGCGGGGCGCGCTCATCGGCGCGGTCCGCGACGCGCTCGCCGCGCGCCGGGAGGAGATCGCCGAGACGGTGACGGCGGAGCTGGGCTCGCCGCTGCCGTTCTCCCAGAGGGTGCACGCGGACCTGCCGGTCGCGGTCGCCGGCTCGTACGCCGAACTGGCCGCGAAGCACGCCTTCGAGGAGAAGGTCGGCAACTCGACCGTCCACCACGAGCCCATCGGCGTCGTCGGCGCGATCACCCCCTGGAACTACCCGCTCCACCAGATCGTCGCCAAGGTCGCCCCGGCCCTCGCCGCGGGCTGCACGGTCGTCCTGAAGCCCGCCGAGGACACCCCGCTGACCGCCCAGCTCTTCGCGGAGGCGGTGCACGAGGCGGGCGTACCCGCCGGGGTCTTCAACCTGGTCACCGGCCTCGGCCCGGTCGCCGGGCAGGCGCTCGCCGAGCACGACGGCGTCGACCTGGTCTCCTTCACCGGCTCCACGGCGGTGGGCCGGCGCATCGCCGCCACCGCGGGGGCCGCCATCAAGAAGGTGGCCCTGGAACTCGGCGGCAAGTCCGCCAACGTGATCCTCCCGAGCGCCGACCTGACCAAGGCGGTGGGCGTCGGCGTCGCCAACGTCATGTCCAACTCCGGCCAGACGTGCAGCGCCTGGACCCGCATGCTCGTCCACACCTCCCAGTACGACGAGGCCGTCGAGCTGGCCGCGGCCGCCGCCGCGAAGTACGGCGACCGCATCGGCCCGCTGGTCAACGCCAAGCAGCGGACACGCGTGCGGGGTTACATCGAGCAGGGCGTCGCCGAGGGTGCCCGTCTGATCGCCGGCGGCCCCGAATCCCCGCATGAGCGGGGCTACTTCGTCAGCCCCACCGTGTTCGCCGACGTGACCCCCGAGATGACCATCGCCCAGGAGGAGATCTTCGGCCCGGTCCTGTCCATCCTCCGCTACGAGGACGAGGCCGACGCCCTGCGGATCGCCAACGGCACGGTCTACGGCCTGGCCGGCGCGGTCTGGGCCGGCGACGACACCGAGGCCGTGGCCTTCGCCCGCCGCATGGACACCGGCCAGGTCGACATCAACGGCGGCCGCTTCAACCCGCTGGCCCCCTTCGGTGGTTACAAGCAGTCGGGAGTGGGCCGCGAACTCGGCGCACACGGCCTGGCCGAGTACCTGCAGACCAAGTCCCTTCAGTTCTGA
- a CDS encoding DUF3574 domain-containing protein produces MPSHLTRPRAAVAVAACLLAVGAPTAYAAFTDDAATGSVVAPARGTPYVETRLFFGTERPDGGPAVTDRQFMDFVDREVTPGFPGGLTVQEGRGQWRDASGTIERERSYELILLYPVTEAGAKDRKIEEIRSDYQKAFAQEAVARVDDRTLVDF; encoded by the coding sequence ATGCCCTCGCACCTCACCCGCCCCCGGGCCGCCGTCGCGGTGGCCGCCTGTCTGCTCGCCGTCGGCGCCCCGACCGCGTACGCCGCGTTCACCGACGACGCCGCCACCGGTTCCGTCGTCGCCCCGGCGCGCGGCACGCCGTACGTCGAGACGCGGCTCTTCTTCGGCACCGAGCGGCCCGACGGCGGTCCGGCCGTCACCGACCGGCAGTTCATGGACTTCGTCGACCGGGAGGTGACACCCGGGTTTCCGGGCGGCCTGACCGTGCAGGAGGGGCGCGGGCAGTGGCGGGACGCGAGCGGGACCATCGAGAGGGAGCGGTCGTACGAGCTGATCCTGCTGTATCCGGTGACGGAGGCCGGCGCGAAGGACCGGAAGATCGAGGAGATCCGCAGCGACTACCAGAAGGCGTTCGCGCAGGAGGCGGTGGCGAGGGTCGACGACCGGACGCTGGTGGACTTCTGA
- a CDS encoding class F sortase: MSREPAKPARPTPAEPTGPEPGRPTRPTSAAPTTPSAAGRTPSVRPAATRPAKPERPARPRTLPPSRAKTLSIRYLGIKASVMRLRLDSDRRLPAPPDDKPKLVGWYAEGPAPGGPGTAVVVGHRDTRTGPAVFAALEMIKPGRTVEVRRADGRTAVYTVDAVKTYEKARFPNKEVYGHRGRPELRLITCGGTYDRRKGYASNVVVFAHLTATR; the protein is encoded by the coding sequence GTGAGCCGGGAGCCCGCAAAGCCCGCGCGGCCCACGCCCGCCGAACCCACAGGACCGGAGCCCGGCAGGCCCACGAGGCCGACATCCGCCGCCCCCACCACGCCGTCGGCGGCCGGGCGCACCCCTTCCGTGAGGCCCGCCGCCACCCGGCCGGCCAAGCCCGAGCGACCCGCCCGGCCCCGTACCCTCCCGCCCTCCCGGGCCAAGACCCTCAGCATCCGCTACCTCGGCATCAAGGCCTCGGTCATGAGGCTCCGGCTCGACAGCGACCGGCGGCTTCCCGCGCCTCCGGACGACAAGCCCAAGCTGGTCGGCTGGTACGCGGAGGGGCCCGCACCCGGCGGGCCCGGCACCGCGGTCGTCGTCGGCCACCGGGACACCCGGACGGGTCCCGCCGTCTTCGCCGCGCTGGAGATGATCAAGCCCGGCCGCACCGTGGAGGTCCGGCGGGCCGACGGCCGCACCGCGGTCTACACCGTGGACGCCGTGAAGACGTACGAGAAGGCCCGCTTCCCCAACAAGGAGGTGTACGGCCACCGCGGCCGCCCCGAACTGCGCCTGATCACCTGTGGCGGGACGTACGACCGGCGGAAGGGATACGCGAGCAATGTCGTCGTCTTCGCCCACCTCACCGCGACCCGGTGA